TTTGGGAGAAACTAAAGATGGATTCATGCGGGCTCATATCCTCGTCTTTGTAATTCAATAGAATATGAGACATGCCACAATTCCAGGTTTGTTTCTGGCAAAGCATCAACCAAGTGTTCTTATTCTTTTTCTGgtaatatgatcattattttttattctttttctggcAATATGATCATTATTGTCAATTAATTGGAGTTCAACATTGAATGGTTAGTCGGGACATGTGTCAAATGGATATGTCATGTCAACACAATATTTAAGGAGCATATTTCGtcataaacatttatcatttgCATTCTATGCTGGTTGTTCACGGTGAACTTCTGATATAGTCTCTTATTTAGGGTCTAAACTTTCTAAAATAAGATGAAACACTTGGTTCTTCTTAGAAAGGGAAATAAGATCGAGCATACGAATTACCCTTATTTGGTTCTTTTTATTCTAATAATTTGATCGTCGACGCACTTGAAGCTTCTTATCAGTAAAGGAAAATAAGATGGAACACATGAACTCGTTATATGTGCTCTTTGTTtacaataaataaattttaatttttgtttacaaCAAATGAATTTTAATTTGATGGCTAGAGGGATCTTGTCGGAACGTTGTTCTTGCGAAAGTGAACCAAGTGGGATAAAAACTTTTTGACCCAAAAAAATGTATTCTTTTCCTCGTCAACTTTTCCATGTTGTAGATGATTGCCTCCCCAGCATTCTGCAGCTGCTGGAGTTGTAGTTCCAGTCCTGAATCACCCGCGACGCCTATCCGGGGTGACCTGGACTGTCACAGGGAGCGGTGCGTGAGGGAGATATCACCCAGGAAATGGTTTCTCGGGTGGCGGTTTGAACGAGAGACGACGTGCGAAGCTTGTGGGGTACCGAACCATCACTCAACTTGGATGAGCGACATAAGTAGGCGCGCTGTTGGTTGCTTCTCGTTGGCCGTGACGCCCAATCTTATGATGCATATACGGCCATGGCATCGCAACCTTGGCCCTATCGTTTCTTTCACCGCTCCATGGAGATTCGCAGCGTCGAAGACGAGCAGCAGCCGTCGGCCGTCACCACAAGGGGAGGGCTCCCCAACGCCGCACTGCATCAAGGGAACGATGGCGTCGTTGAGATCGAGATTGAACAGGATGATTCGGGCACTTGTGGCTATGGCCCTCTTCCTATATTTCTCAAGGTACCTCTCCCCAGCCTGCAATAACGTGTTATCGATCCTCCAAAGCAGGTCATTTCGCTGTAATATTTACAATTTTTGCCTGAGATAGGACAACATCATAGCAGTGAGACATTTTTCGTTAATATGTCTTATGAACTATCCTGCATTTAAGCTAAATGTTCCCCTGCAACCTTTGCTTTTTTGTAGCACATGCACACACATgcatatataatcttataaagtTAATGATTTCCATATTTATTGCTTTAAATTTACTTAACATTAGGTGACATCCCGGTTTAGTCTCATGTCGAAAGTCAGACGAAGTTTGAGTTAGTCTACAAAATTAGATGTCTTTCACTGCTAACTTGGCTGGTGTATTGGGACGTAGATTATCATAGCGTGAGGGGTCTAAGTAGAAAAGAGCTACTTCTTCACAGCTTGAAGTAATTGTGACTTGTAACATCTTACTTTAGTTCTACATCGACAGTCGAGGAGATTTGAGTTGACATATAACGATTCAAGTTTATCAGGTTAATAGGTTAATTATTATGTCAGGTTAGATTGTGACAATATCCCTTAAAGCTTGAGCTAACCTAAAAGCTTAGGCATCTGCCATTGTTGTTAAACTTTCATTAAATGCCGTATAATTACTAGTTGAAACTCTAATTTACATTAACAAtaaaaaaaacactataatacTAAAAGTATCGAggtaccttatatatatatatacacacacattccaattcaaatgaattaatacTAAATTGTTAACCTAGTTCTTCTACATGGATGTTAACATTGGTGATTTTTGTGGAGGGTTTTAATATTTTGAggatataaatatttatcttgTATGCTGAAATTTATAATGGCAAATATGACATTTCCAAAGTCAGCATTCTATAACAAGTAAGTGATCATGGTTGGGGAAATCCAAAAACTGATTGTGGAAGGGTGTCAGATATGGACCACAGTTGACAGGTTCATCATGTGAAATATGTTCCTCCTGCTTGCTTTTTCTCTGCTGCAGTTTGAGGATGTGGAGTATAAAATTAATGGTAGTTCAAGGAACCTTGTGAAAGCTGCAATTGCTGGTGTAGCCTCCTGGCTGAGGATGGAGCAAGGAAACTGCAAGCACATACTGAAAGGCATAACTGGAAGTGTTGGCCCTGGTCAAATCCTTGCTATGATGGGGCCTTCAGGGAGTGGCAAGACCACCCTGCTAAAATTACTTGGTGGTAGGTTGGATGGGGACATCAGAGGGAAGGTTACTTACAATGACACTCCTTATGGCCCCTCTCTCAAGAGGAGGTGAACAACTGCTCTTTCTACATGTTTCAATTCTTTTGTTATTGAATTACATTGATTAAGAGTTGGAATTTCCCTTGTTTCGATGTGTACATCAGTAGGATTGTCCACTTTATGATTTCATTTTACCAAATGCTGATCCTGTTGCAATTGCTTGACAGGATTGGATTTGTTGCACAGGATGATGTGCTGTTTCCTCAACTTACAGTGGAGGAAACCCTTGTCTTTTCAGCATTCTTGAGGCTTCCCACAGAGATGAGTCGCAAGGAGAAGTACTTGAGGGTGGATAGGATCATAAAAGAGCTAAGTTTAGAGAGGTCAGTATCAGTGTTTGCTATGGTCACATATATGTGCAAGCAGCCCATATGAATTATATGTTCCTATTGGTTACAACAATCTTGTTAATTTTGAATCAGGTTCTGCTCTAACTTGAGACTTTGCAAGTGAACTTTTTCCCCTACATTTTTGTAGTTTAAATGCTTGTGGATTTGCTTGGGTGTCTCTTTGCATGTGCAGCATGTGTGTGCTTAATCATTTGGTTAAGCTAGTTTTAGTAAGTTTGAGGGAGATTTCAATGTACTGTATTTGACCTCGGCTAAATCTATAACGAAGTGTTGGTTGTACTTGCAAAATCGGAATCAACTTAGATCATTAGCTTGTTCTTTTAAGATGCTCAATAGCAATGGTGGTAATTTGTCATATTAATACTCTATCCCCACCTCTGCAAATGAAACCATGTAGCCGGTGCTCCAAGTATAATATTAGTCTCAACTTTTAGATTCATTCTTTTAGTTTGGACATGCAAATTATTCTTTCTGATTATTTTGGTTTTATTCACAAAACACTGTATACATTCATGATAATCTATATTTATTAGCGGAAATGTCTTTTTCAAGTTTCTAGATAGATTTTCCAAGAAATTGATGCTTCCACTACTACCTTGATACACTAAAACTCATTAGGATCATGTGATCATGGTCCATGCTATTGAAATGTTTGGCCCTCATTGCTTGTCATCAAAAtgatttgattctatttatactaGATATATAAGGTGATTAGAAAAAGGTTAAATAAGTTAAAAAACTGTTTTGATGCACTCATTATTTATCTCTGTGAATTAGATGCCGACACACCAGAGTGGGTGGTGTTCTTGTGAAAGGCATTTcaggaggagaaagaaaaaggacCAGTATAGGTTATGAGATCCTGGTCGATCCTTCATTGTTGTTTCTTGATGAACCCACTTCAGGCCTGGATTCCACCTCTGCAAGCAAGCTCCTTATAATTCTTGGAAACCTGGCAAAGGTGATAAAGTCAACTGATTCTCATAACTGTCTTTCTGAGGAAAGCTTATATGAACTGTTTTCGCTAATATCAGTTAATTAATTACGGGGAGAGTAATATGTTGTTTCACTTCTGAAAAAATGCTTATTATACACAGAAAAATCAGACATCTGTGGAGAAAATAACACCTGAAGAATCTGCAAAAAATGTATGTTTGAGGTTTATTTTCCCTCCAATTTCAGGTAGGGCGAACAGTTATCATGACCATCCATCAGCCATCTAGCAGGATATTCTACATGTTTGATAAGCTTTTGTTGATATCTGAGGGTCAAACCATATACCATGGTAATGCCAGGGAGTCCATGCATTATTTCTCGTCCCTGGGTTTTGTGCCTGAGATGGCCATGAGTCCTGCAGAGTTCCTGCTAGATATAGCGACCGGACATGTCAAAGACATCAGCATCCCTGAAACTTTGCAAGGATCAACAAATATGCAGGAGATCGAGGTGAAAGTAATTaaggtgaaaaagaatctcaagaaATCTATTAAACCATTGTGTTCTCTCATTGCTCCTTAACTAAGATACTTGTAGTTTAGTCAAGAGCAAGTTCATTTTGCAAGAACTCGCAGAAAGCTCAATGTTCTGTTTCTTTTTTCTAAGAAAAAATTATTATGCCAGTTTAAACGTGAGCATTTTGATTTCTACTGCAAGTTATCTCTCATTCCAACACCATATTTATTTGTTTCCTTCATTGCCTCTTACAGTTTCTGCAATGCAAATATAAGACAGATTTGGAACCTAGAGAAAAAGAAGGGAACTATCATTCAGTAAAAGCACCCATGAAGCTTCAACTATCAATTCAAATTGAAAAGGATTGGACTTCGAATTGGGTGGAGCAGTTCATTATTCTATCAAAGAGGACATTTAGGGAGAGAAGCAGAGATTACTTAGACAAGCTAAGATTTTCACAAACAGTTGGAGTGGCTGTTTTATTAGGCCTTCTATGGTGGAAATCTAATATAGGAACTGAAGCTCAATTAAGAGACCAGGTGGTTAACAAAACACAGACAGTTCAACTTCTGCTGTAAGATGTATAAATATTGTTTGCAGCACAACATTATTATCACAAATGTTGGCGgagtaatttaaaatatcttttgaCCCCTCTATTCCATTTGAGTCTTAAGCATTTTCTTCCATGATGCAGGTTGGCCTAATGTTCTATATCTGTATATTCTGGACATCATCATCATTAATTGGAGCAGTATATGTCTTCCCTTTCGAAAAGTCCTACTTGGTGAAAGAAAGAAAAGCTGATATGTATAGATTTAGTGTTTATTATGTGAGTAGCACTCTCTGTGACATGATCATCAATATTGCGTATCCCATCATTTTTATGGTCATCCTGTACTTCATGGTTGACCTCAGAAGAACGACGCCTTGTTTTCTCTTGACGTCCTTCGCAATTATGTTGATCGTCATCACGAGCCAggtaatttaagatcatgaagccATTTATTTTGGTATAAGgcagtatgtttataatttactTATTTAGACAAATGAAAACAAACATCTTGTGCTAGCACTTGTAGATGAAGTGttcgaaaagaagaaaaaaaagacttGGGTACCAAAAAGTTATATTTCATTACTTCAACCACCCAACTTGAGATCAagacatatatttcataatagaacttgatgtgaatttggatattttAAGGTCACCATCTTTCAAAATTCACAAGTAAGAATTTTGCTATCTTATGGTAGATTCTTACGTTGGTTCTTCAGCAGGAAATTTCTGGAGAAAAATACCTGAATAACTCCTCtttctatatttatttttctttttctttccagtAATTCTTAAAATTTCCAACATTCACAAATCTGTCTAATTCCAGGGAATGGGGGAGTTAATTGGTGCAGCAATGTTAAGTGTCAAACGAGCTGGGTTGATGGCATCATTGGTTCTAATGTTGGTTCTCCTCACTGGTGGATATTATGTGCAGGTATCTATGTCAGTTACTAGAGGGCTAATCAAGATCCGAAGAAAGTTGATATGGCTGAAACTCAAAGTGATTATTTATTTTAGGATTAAAGAAAAACTCAATCTGATTTATGTTTTTAATAAATTATCTATCGTATCAACTTCTGAAACATTAGCAAATTCACAACTTCTCTCGAGGAGCTTCCTAGCGATGATAACAACTGAATTTGCTTGTCTTGCAGCATATTCCCAAGTTCATGATGTGGCTGAAGCACATATCATTCATTCACTATGGCTTTAGACTCTTGCTGAAAGCACAATACTCACAACACTTAGTGTATGATTGCCAAAGTAAAGGTGGATGTAAACACTTACAGAGCTCACCAACATTTGATACTATAGACTTGAGCAGCCGATTACAGGAAGTCTGGATTCTCTTGGCCATGGCTCTTTCTTTCCGAATACTTGCTTATTTTGTTCTCCAGAGAAGAATAAACATGACTCCTTTTTAAGTTTGGAGTTTTGTAAAAGAGTGCAATGCTCACAATTCTTGAATACGACCACCAAAATAAATGTGGACGTAAACACTTATGGAGCTCACCAATGTTTGATACTATAGAGTTAAGTGGCCGATTACAAGAAGTCTGGATTCTCTTTGCCAAGGCTCTTACTTACTGATCGCTTGCTTATTTCACTCTTCAACGAAGAATAAACATTACTCTTCTTTGATTTTGGTCTTGATAAAAGCACAATACTCTTGATACTTGGTGTATGATTGCCAAAATAAAGGCTGATGTAAAAGCTTACAGGTGCTCACCAACATCTGATACTATCGACTTGAGCAGCTGATCACAAAAATCCTTGGCTAGGATACTTGTTGATTGCTTACTTATTTTGCTCTTCAGTGGAGAATAAACATTTCTCCTGTTTGATTTTAGACACACACTTAATCTGATTGATTGGTGTATGACTGCTAAAGTCAAGGCGGCTGTAAACACTTGCAAAGCTCACCAACATTTAATACTATGGAGTTGAGCAGCCTGACTACAAGAAATCTGGAATCTCTCAGCCACAACTCTTATTGATTGCTTTCTTATTTCCATCCTTCAACGAAGTACAAaagttactaattgatttcagacTCTTCATCTCATTACCTGGTGAATTGATTGCCAATGTAAAGGTTAATGTAGACACTTCATCTTTTTCTGGTAATTCTCCATACATATGTTTTGTCCTGCAAATTGAAAGAATTTGTTGGGAATCCTATGAAATTTGTGCATCTGATTTGATCAAGAAAACCTAACAAAATTAGTTGGAAATCGGGAAAAAAATCCGGAAGTATTTTGGATCTTTAATTGCCCAAATTGACATATTATTAAGCAACTGAGTTAACCCAATATGGATTAGTCATTAATCAAATATACACATCAAACAAACACTTCCATTCTCCTACTTAGTATTGAAATATTTGGTGATCTTTCACTCCTCCCATCACGCTTTCGTCTCCTCTAGACTTACTGGTAACCAGCGGCGACGAGCTGCTTCGCTGAAACCGGCTACCGCCGGTAGTCGGAAGCCTACGGTGGGACGCAAACGGCCGTAACGGACACCTGACGACCGGGTACCGCCCGTAAACACTGAGCCCGGGGCTCACTTATAAAGCCCCCCTGGCGTTGGGTTATCGGCTCTCCGCCGCGGTGTCTTCGCTTGATGCTTTCTCCCGTTCGCAGGGCGAAATCCTCCGGTGAACGAGCTCAAGATCGGCGAGTCCCGCTTCCGGATCTCTTCTGTAAAGGGTTCCCCTTCTCCCCCACCAAGATCTCGAGTCCTCTCCGCCGGGTGAGTTCTTGCTTGGATCTCAGGTGTCGATCGCCCCATGAACACGATCTGGTTGGCTTCTTGTAGGTTGAGTTCGGAATTGTGGTTTGAATCCTCTGCGTGTTCGGGGTTGGGAGATCTCGCATTCTTGATGAATACGTTGATCTGCCGACGGAATATTGGTTTTTGATTTCGTAAGGGTTTCAGAAGATCGGTTTGTTGGTTCTTGGTTGGATCCCTTCCAGATCTGATCGCAGATCATTCTCGCCGGAATTTGGCTTTTGATGAGATTCTTGTAGCTGTGATTTCTCGAATTGAAGTTCTTGGGGAAATGAGGGGCTTGAGATCGAAGTGTAAAGTTGTTGTTCTTGTACTTCTCTTTGTATGGGTGGCTATTACGGGGCTATATGAACTGTTGAAACCAGTCCCGAGTGGCTGCATCATGACATACATGTATCCGATGTATATTCCTATCCCCACGCCCGCTAATGTCTCGTCGGACAAGTACGGGCTGTTCTTGTACCATGAGGGATGGAAGAAAATTGATTTCGATGAGCATCTGAAGAAAATTAATGGCGTCCCTGTTCTTTTCATACCTGGAAATGGTGGCAGCTACAAGCAGGCGAGCCTTTTTCATCTTTTACCCTTTTCATTGTTCAAGTATAAAATTTTCACTTTCTCCAAGTATCTTAGTTACAATATGTTATTTAAAAATGTTTATCTTTTGTATTATACCAGTTATCTCTAGCTCTGTAGTAAAACAAAACACTTCTTGTTCATGGACATTCAAGTTAATGATGCAAATTTGTGTTCAAGACTTGATGCATATTTTATAGCAGCAAGGAATTTTGCTGCCAAATCTGGTCTGATATTTGAGTAGTTTGACTGGAAATAGACTTCACCAATGAAATTGTTGGTCTTTTAAATTAATCACGATGCTTGTCATTCCTTGAAAAGTCAAACTGACCTGACACAGTCTGCATCCAACATTTGGGAAAACCAAGAAAATATGGGGAAAAGATAGGATTTTGATAATGTTTTTATTTCCATGGTACGGGAAGAGAATAGGGATGGGTGTCAGTTTCAACCGTACCTTCTTAATATAGGCTTCTGATCTTCCTTCTAGTGAATCAGATAAAGATTTCCATTATGTTCGCTGAATTGCATTTTGAATTCACTGGAACGCCTAAGCTGTTATAGAATTACGCAATAGATCGGAGACTTTAAAATACCAACTCCATATATCAGTTAATCTGTATGCATTATTTTTCCTGTTCAAACAAACTTGTAATCAGAACTACTGTCATTTTCAACTAAAGCGAAAATGGCTAAGTTGACTAATAGTAACTTTATATTTACTGTGAAGTATGGTATCAATGGAAGACCACTAAAGGGAAAAAATAGTTAAAAGTGAAACAACACATAGAAAATATGTTTATAGTTTGAAGGTACAAAGATTTTGTTCACA
The window above is part of the Musa acuminata AAA Group cultivar baxijiao chromosome BXJ1-1, Cavendish_Baxijiao_AAA, whole genome shotgun sequence genome. Proteins encoded here:
- the LOC103995482 gene encoding ABC transporter G family member 26; this encodes MASQPWPYRFFHRSMEIRSVEDEQQPSAVTTRGGLPNAALHQGNDGVVEIEIEQDDSGTCGYGPLPIFLKFEDVEYKINGSSRNLVKAAIAGVASWLRMEQGNCKHILKGITGSVGPGQILAMMGPSGSGKTTLLKLLGGRLDGDIRGKVTYNDTPYGPSLKRRIGFVAQDDVLFPQLTVEETLVFSAFLRLPTEMSRKEKYLRVDRIIKELSLERCRHTRVGGVLVKGISGGERKRTSIGYEILVDPSLLFLDEPTSGLDSTSASKLLIILGNLAKVGRTVIMTIHQPSSRIFYMFDKLLLISEGQTIYHGNARESMHYFSSLGFVPEMAMSPAEFLLDIATGHVKDISIPETLQGSTNMQEIEVKVIKFLQCKYKTDLEPREKEGNYHSVKAPMKLQLSIQIEKDWTSNWVEQFIILSKRTFRERSRDYLDKLRFSQTVGVAVLLGLLWWKSNIGTEAQLRDQVGLMFYICIFWTSSSLIGAVYVFPFEKSYLVKERKADMYRFSVYYVSSTLCDMIINIAYPIIFMVILYFMVDLRRTTPCFLLTSFAIMLIVITSQGMGELIGAAMLSVKRAGLMASLVLMLVLLTGGYYVQHIPKFMMWLKHISFIHYGFRLLLKAQYSQHLVYDCQSKGGCKHLQSSPTFDTIDLSSRLQEVWILLAMALSFRILAYFVLQRRINMTPF